The Prunus dulcis chromosome 5, ALMONDv2, whole genome shotgun sequence genomic sequence CGATCAATGGGATCTACCTTTGGGAATTGAGGAAGAAGTTAGCTAGCCGCGCTTGAGGCACCGAGGCGTCGGCTCGAGCCTCCAGCCCTGTAGGCAGAAGATGTTGAGAAACTAGGAAATGACCGACTCCAAGGTCTCTAACTTAAAGAAAGCACAGAGGAGGCCATGTGCAAGGAAATTGATTAAGTCGACTGCTCGCCCTTTGCCGACGAGGTGGAACGAGCTCCGCCCCTGAAGCGGTTCACAACACCATCCATCACTCCATTCAAGGGGGACTCTGACCCTGAGAGCCATTTGAGGCACTTTAAGAGCGCCATGATCCTGTACAAGGCAGACGACGACCTGATGTGCAAAGTGTTTGCAATGACTCTGGGAGAAGCAGCTCAGGACTGGTTCTGTACTCTACCGTCCGCGTCGATACGCAATTTCAAGAAGTTAGCCCGCATCTTCACAAAGGAGTACACCTCTTACAAGATGGTCAGAAAGCATGCAGACCACCTGTTCAACCTGCGTAAGAAGCCAAACGAGTCTCTTCGAGACTACCTCAGACGGTTTAAGGCTGAGAAGGCGAACATCATAGGATGCAATCACCAAGTTGCATCCTTAGCTTTCAAGAAAGGCTTGCCAACCGAGCACGAGTTATACCGGGAGCTGGCCATAACTCCAAGCCAAACCTTAGCAAAAGTCTTTGAGACTGCCGAGCGCTACGCACTTTGGAACAATGATCATATTGCCGCGAAGAAAGCTAGCAAGCAAGTTGATCACCTGATAAAGCAAGCAAGCCAAAAGAGTAACA encodes the following:
- the LOC117627548 gene encoding uncharacterized protein LOC117627548, whose amino-acid sequence is MILYKADDDLMCKVFAMTLGEAAQDWFCTLPSASIRNFKKLARIFTKEYTSYKMVRKHADHLFNLRKKPNESLRDYLRRFKAEKANIIGCNHQVASLAFKKGLPTEHELYRELAITPSQTLAKVFETAERYALWNNDHIAAKKASKQVDHLIKQASQKSNKFEHKAQDKRISRPQEGGSETETFSEFTIPINQILAQVKDKP